Below is a window of Streptomyces sp. ITFR-16 DNA.
TGGTACGGGGAGTGGGCGAGCAGGATGCGGTTGTCGTGCTCGGGCAGTGTGGTGCGCGGGAAGTAGCGGTCGGCCTCACCGGCGACCAGGCCGTCGATCTCGTCGCCCTCGATCGCGCCGGTGGCGTCCCAGAGCCAGTGCTCCGCGTTCCGCACGACCAGCGGGTGGGGGTCGGGGACCCGGCCCGCGTACTGGATACCGAGCAGTTGCTGCTCGGGGCGGTCGATCTCGCGCCAGAGCGCGGGCTTCCCCGGCCCCCGGCGCTTGCGGCAGGTGAGCAGCCGGTCGGGCACCCCGGAGGGCGACGGTGTGAGGCTGACCTGCCAGTACATGGTGTTGGCGGAGAGGAAGACCAGCGATGTGCCGTTGTCGCGGGCGCGCTCGGCGGTGCGGCGCATGGGGACCGACCAGTACTCGTCGTGGCCGGGGAAGACGAGGCCCCGGTAGCGGCTGGGGTCGATCCGGCCCGCGTGCAGGTCGCGGGTGTCGGCGTAGGCGATGTCGTAGCCGTAGCGCTCGGCCCAGCGGATGAAGTCGTAGGCGTGACCGACATGGAGCGGGAGGCCCGCGCCCGCGTAGGGGCGGTCGAAGGAGACGGTGACCGCGGCGTCCTCCTCCCCCAGCAGCCGGCCCTGTTCGTCCCAGGCGTGGTAGAGGCTGGCGCCGGTGCGGCCGTCCTCCGGGTAGAGGTTGTACGCCTGCCAGGTGATGTCCGGGAGCACCAGCAGCAGATCGGCCGGCTGGTCGTCGCGGACGGTGAAAGGGATGTGGGAGCGGTAGCCGTCGACCGTGGTCAGTACGGCGACGTACGCGCCGATCGACCAGTAGGTGGGGATCTGCAGCCGCCAGGACTGCCACCAGTGGTGGCAGGAGACCGTGCGGTCGGCGGTGAGGGGGGCGGGCTGGACGATCCCGGAGAGGCGGGGGCTCGTGGTGATCTTGGCGGCGCCGTCGCCCCCGTAGTGACCGATCCGGTAGATGTCCACGGAGAACTGCTGGGGCGGGTCCACCGTGATGTGGAAGTCGATCGCCTCGCCGGGCGCCGCGGCACCGGTCGAGATGAAGCCCTTGATCTGGCGGCGGACGTCGTCGGCGGTACGGGTGCCGCCGCCCGTGGAGCCGCGGGGCAGGGTGGGGTCCGCATACCAGGGCACCACCTGGCCGGTGTCGTCGAAGTAGTTCTCGCTGCCACGCAGCCAGGGGAGGGGGCCCTGTCCGAACGGATCGGTGACGGCATGCGCGAGGGCACCCGATTCCCAACGACGAATCTGCTCCGCCCCCATAACGCCTTCCCTCCCTCAGGCCCCCGGAACAACATTGGTACGCCGGCTGTCAGCGTCGTTCCCCAGCACATCACATAACGCACGCACTCCGTCACCGTTCGTCGCGAATTGACGTGAACGGAACCTATCGTTCCGGATAGAGGGGCATGGACCGCCTCAACAGCCGTCCTTCCAGGGCTGTTTCAGACGAGACGCACGGGTTTGTCGGTGCGCACGCCGACCGAGGCGAGCCAGGAGCGCAGCGGCCCCGCGTCGCCGTCCTCGACCAGGCTCAGGACCGGGCTGCCGAGGTCGGCCCGGCGCTCGCCGTCGACCAGCAGTGCGGGACCGTCGAGCCAGTCCAGGCCGGGTGCCGCGCCCGCCGTGTCGACGGCCGCGCAGCAGACCATCGCCGCGACATGGTCGGCCAGCAGCTCCGTCCCCGTGCGCGGCGGCTGGAGCGGGAAGAGCGGAAGGGGATCGGGTCCCCACAGCTCCAGTACGTCGTCGGCGCCTCCCCCGGCGCCGGAGCCGCCGGGAACCGGGCCACGCTCCTGCGCCACCGCCTCGTCACGGGCCACCGCAGCGCTGATCCCGGC
It encodes the following:
- a CDS encoding N,N-dimethylformamidase beta subunit family domain-containing protein, producing MGAEQIRRWESGALAHAVTDPFGQGPLPWLRGSENYFDDTGQVVPWYADPTLPRGSTGGGTRTADDVRRQIKGFISTGAAAPGEAIDFHITVDPPQQFSVDIYRIGHYGGDGAAKITTSPRLSGIVQPAPLTADRTVSCHHWWQSWRLQIPTYWSIGAYVAVLTTVDGYRSHIPFTVRDDQPADLLLVLPDITWQAYNLYPEDGRTGASLYHAWDEQGRLLGEEDAAVTVSFDRPYAGAGLPLHVGHAYDFIRWAERYGYDIAYADTRDLHAGRIDPSRYRGLVFPGHDEYWSVPMRRTAERARDNGTSLVFLSANTMYWQVSLTPSPSGVPDRLLTCRKRRGPGKPALWREIDRPEQQLLGIQYAGRVPDPHPLVVRNAEHWLWDATGAIEGDEIDGLVAGEADRYFPRTTLPEHDNRILLAHSPYQDSDGVTRHQETSLYRAPSGALVFASGTFAWSPALDRPGHVDPRIQRATANLLDRICKRA